In one window of Enoplosus armatus isolate fEnoArm2 chromosome 7, fEnoArm2.hap1, whole genome shotgun sequence DNA:
- the her6 gene encoding hairy-related 6 → MPADMMEKTSSSPVAATPASMNTTPDKPKTASEHRKSSKPIMEKRRRARINESLGQLKTLILDALKKDSSRHSKLEKADILEMTVKHLRNLQRVQMTAALNTDPTVLGKYRAGFSECMNEVTRFLSTCEGVNTEVRTRLLGHLANCMTQINAMNYPSQHQHQHQLPSTAGPTHPSFGQPMVQIPSSSPQVLPMNAVSCKGGSSPASLPSDATKVYGGFQIVPATDGQFAFLIPNAAFAPNGPVIPVYANNVSTPVPVPAAVSPGAPSGNTDSVWRPW, encoded by the exons ATGCCTGCCGATATGATGGAaaaaacctcctcctctccggTCGCTGCAACCCCGGCGAGCATGAACACAACTCCCGATAAACCCAAGACAGCCTCTGAGCACAGAAAG TCATCCAAACCAAttatggagaagaggagaagagccAGAATCAACGAGAGTCTGGGGCAGCTGAAAACTCTCATCCTGGATGCGCTGAAAAAAGAT AGCTCCAGACACTCCAAACTGGAGAAGGCGGACATCCTGGAGATGACGGTGAAGCATCTCCGGAACCTCCAGAGGGTTCAGATGACCG CTGCCCTGAACACCGACCCCACTGTCTTGGGAAAATATCGTGCTGGTTTCAGCGAGTGCATGAATGAAGTCACCCGTTTCCTGTCCACCTGCGAAGGTGTCAACACCGAGGTCAGGACGCGGCTCCTCGGCCACTTGGCCAACTGCATGACCCAGATCAACGCTATGAACTACCCCAGCCAGCATCAGCACCAACACCAGCTCCCATCCACCGCCGGACCAACGCACCCCTCCTTCGGCCAGCCCATGGTGCAGATCCCCAGCTCGTCCCCGCAGGTCCTGCCTATGAACGCGGTGTCCTGTAAAGGAGGCTCATCGCCGGCTAGTTTACCTTCAGACGCCACCAAAGTGTACGGTGGTTTCCAGATCGTGCCTGCCACAGACGGACAGTTTGCATTCCTCATACCCAACGCGGCATTTGCGCCAAACGGCCCAGTTATCCCCGTGTATGCCAATAACGTCAGCACGCCGGTCCCTGTACCGGCTGCGGTTTCCCCCGGAGCCCCGTCAGGCAACACGGACTCAGTGTGGCGACCCTGGTGA